In a single window of the Trichoderma breve strain T069 chromosome 6, whole genome shotgun sequence genome:
- a CDS encoding fungal zn(2)-Cys(6) binuclear cluster domain-containing protein, with protein MVAQKRQKSCASCIAAKRKCDKARPFCRRCEDKGLDCRYAVSIRRAIAKSSPSDEPSHVYFFNTHVSSLSASASSKLWFMTPETWNIEKANPRAPQIPIPVFRTFVQRLQDWLVQWIHDGQCPFIHRQLYADGFFPSCMQDAFSSISIQQSCNSSNQDLTARIIQDRANSLIKNNWIEHLARVQALLIYQILRLFDKGVWQQTRAEESMPTLLSWCQQMWDSATLDSITTSQTTPDFIVNENNQQSDFNSSNSTPRLWRLWILSESIRRTWLVVMATISAYRTMKDGWCECAGGIPFTARRSLWLASTSSQWATICRTEDPLFLPYLGSRATLESCDPNEMDEFGFSFFSLVWGPEWVECWREGHGVRPLAA; from the exons ATGGTCGCtcaaaagagacaaaagtcATGCGCTTCCTGTATTGCTGCCAAGCGAAAGTGTGACAAAGCTCGGCCATTCTGTCGACGCTGTGAGGACAAGGGCTTGGACTGCCGATATGCCGTCTCGATCCGACGCGCCATTGCCAAATCAAGCCCATCAGATGAACCAA GCCACGTTTACTTCTTCAACACCCATGTCTCCAGTCTATccgcctctgcctcctcaAAGCTATGGTTCATGACCCCTGAGACGTGGAACATTGAAAAGGCCAACCCCAGAGCTCCCCAAATACCCATACCCGTTTTCAGAACCTTTGTCCAGCGGCTGCAGGACTGGCTCGTTCAATGGATCCATGATGGCCAATGCCCTTTTATACACCGCCAACTCTACGCCGATGGCTTCTTTCCATCTTGTATGCAGGACGCATTCTCGTCCATCAGCATCCAGCAATCATGTAATAGCAGCAACCAGGACTTGACTGCTCGCATTATCCAGGACCGAGCAAACTCGCTCATCAAGAACAACTGGATCGAA CATCTAGCTCGCGTCCAGGCATTACTCATATACCAAATCCTCCGCCTCTTCGACAAGGGCGTATGGCAGCAGACTCGCGCCGAAGAATCCATGCCAACGTTGCTGTCATGGTGCCAGCAGATGTGGGATTCGGCAACCTTGGACAGCATCACAACCTCTCAAACCACACCAGACTTTATTGTGAATGAAAACAACCAACAGAGCGATTTCAACAGCAGTAATTCCACACCTCGGCTCTGGAGACTATGGATTTTGTCCGAGAGCATCCGCCGGACGTGGCTCGTCGTCATGGCCACCATCTCGGCCTACCGCACAATGAAGGACGGCTGGTGTGAATGTGCCGGCGGTATTCCCTTTACCGCGCGTCGATCCCTATGGCTCGCATCGACTTCGTCTCAGTGGGCGACCATCTGCCGGACCGAAGACCCCTTGTTTCTGCCATACTTGGGCAGCCGTGCAACACTGGAATCGTGTGATCCAAACGAAATGGACGAGTTTGgattcagcttcttttcacTGGTCTGGGGACCGGAGTGGGTGGAGTGCTGGAGGGAGGGTCATGGAGTGAGGCCATTGGCTGCCTGA
- a CDS encoding nmrA-like family domain-containing protein: MPSFNKIAVYGHRGWASSAIVDALIASGAPVKVLYRPDSDVSRLPNDVPKVAVDLDNEKALTDALKDVDILLSLVGHEGVVKQYNFIRAIPNTNVKLFVPSDLGSRADEERATIPVLKAKAEVEKASKNAGIPTTVVLPGNFAESTFASLLVGIDVGGNRIVYTGDSEHQKLNVCSRQYVAAAYAAIFAKTPISQLQNRSIGLSEFIVTGSEVTAALERKHGTPPQIFRPSVEQVSKEIEARLQKGDISAIPLGYRLAWATGKHLELVGNDIWDVQGYPKTTLEKVVVEGDVEPYKAFPPQFAALIETTFF; the protein is encoded by the exons ATGCCATCATTTAATAAAATTGCAGTCTACGGACATCGCGGTTGGGCGAGCTCAGCTATCGTGGACGCACTCATCGCGTCCGGCGCGCCAGTGAAAGTACTCTACCGCCCTGACTCGGATGTTAGCCGTCTTCCAAATGACGTGCCCAAGGTCGCGGTCGATCTAGATAACGAGAAAGCCCTCACTGACGCACTGAAAGATGTCGACATCCTACT ctccttggtAGGTCACGAAGGTGTCGTAAAGCAATACAACTTTATACGAGCCATTCCGAACACAAATGTCAAACTCTTTGTGCCATCTGACCTTGGCTCTCGCGCTGATGAGGAGAGAGCGACCATTCCTGTACTAAAGGCCAAAGCCGAAGTGGAAAAGGCTTCCAAAAACGCGGGCATACCTACCACTGTGGTTCTGCCGGGTAACTTTGCTGAATCGACATTTGCCTCCCT TCTTGTTGGGATTGATGTTGGCGGCAATCGAATTGTCTATACCGGCGACAGCGAGCACCAGAAATTAAACGTCTG CTCGAGGCAGTATGTAGCCGCAGCTTACGCCGCAATCTTTGCCAAAACCCCAATCTCTCAGCTTCAGAATAGGAGCATTGGACTTTCGGAGTTCATCGTTACTGGGTCTGAAGTCACTGCAGCACTGGAACGTAAACATGGGACGCCTCCTCAGATCTTCCGGCCGAGCGTCGAGCAGGTCAGTAAGGAAATTGAGGCTCGTCTGCAAAAGGGGGATATTTCTGCGATACCCCTTGGATACCGCCTGGCCTGGGCGACCGGCAAACACTTGGAGCTTGTGGGCAACGATATTTGGGACGTCCAAGGCTACCCAAAGACGACACTCGAGAAGGTGGTCGTGGAGGGTGATGTGGAGCCTTATAAGGCCTTCCCACCTCAATTCGCCGCATTGATAGAGACAACATTCTTCTAG